One Streptococcus sp. S1 DNA window includes the following coding sequences:
- a CDS encoding ATP cone domain-containing protein, translated as MEVIKRSGEVVEFNPDKIYQAILKAAQVVYVLTDDLRQNLAQVTKKVAMDLDEAQVERATISMIQSLVEQRLLGAGYITIAEHYISYRLQRDLERSGYGDHIAVHLHFEQIR; from the coding sequence ATGGAAGTCATTAAACGTAGTGGAGAAGTGGTTGAATTCAACCCAGATAAAATTTACCAAGCTATTTTGAAAGCTGCGCAAGTTGTCTATGTTTTGACAGATGATTTGCGACAAAACCTAGCTCAAGTGACCAAGAAAGTTGCTATGGATTTAGATGAAGCTCAAGTAGAACGCGCAACCATCAGTATGATCCAATCATTAGTGGAACAACGCTTGCTGGGAGCAGGTTATATTACCATTGCAGAACACTACATTTCTTATCGCTTGCAACGCGATTTGGAACGGAGTGGTTATGGTGATCACATCGCCGTGCATTTGCATTTTGAGCAAATTCGATAA
- a CDS encoding ABC transporter ATP-binding protein — translation MQNPTIYTYLNQDFTAIPLFDGLSVDGVSQGSQADLHLADDFQSPSEAVFYFLNGQWFLECLSGMIEVDGVTYPKNQRVLLNHRSIIHLCDADGHVFRSKFIIVEMQSLEWKTIAKDAFPMDLSSLARIDCAVLSNQLVVRLGDQIIYQDLQAAAADSSVSTREHNDFSHSSLTIAIQDVTVGNLLNRKTILKDIQVEFKPKEMILILGGSGAGKSTFMEAVTGLVHSNTSAYFNGVDLLNDGKKQGVITLAPQSPDEHYRMEDTVYMNLEDAAKLYGPSELADNPELRKEEVLSVLRKLDLESVKGSKCSSLSGGQKKKLTIAMEYITRPEILFMDEPDSGVDGSMVMEVMTTLREITDEGKILCVITHTPDRIRHLFDKVMVVGKSSEGCGRLCYFGSVDNALTVFAAQSLEEIVHKISGAENAALVDQYVQWFDNERRGGHAG, via the coding sequence ATGCAAAACCCAACCATCTATACCTATCTCAATCAGGATTTTACAGCTATTCCACTTTTTGATGGATTGAGCGTCGATGGTGTTTCTCAAGGAAGTCAGGCAGATTTGCATCTGGCTGATGATTTTCAGTCCCCCTCTGAAGCTGTTTTCTATTTTCTAAATGGTCAATGGTTTCTTGAATGTTTGTCTGGGATGATTGAGGTGGATGGTGTCACCTATCCGAAAAACCAACGTGTTTTATTAAATCATCGTTCCATTATCCATCTTTGTGACGCCGACGGCCATGTTTTTCGCTCAAAATTCATCATTGTTGAAATGCAATCCCTTGAATGGAAGACTATTGCAAAAGATGCTTTTCCGATGGATCTGTCCTCGCTTGCTAGGATTGATTGTGCAGTCTTATCAAATCAGTTGGTTGTCCGATTAGGAGATCAGATCATTTACCAGGATCTTCAGGCAGCAGCTGCAGATTCATCTGTTTCAACGAGGGAGCACAATGATTTTTCCCATTCATCACTAACGATTGCTATTCAAGATGTAACGGTCGGAAATCTCTTAAATCGTAAGACCATCCTCAAGGATATTCAGGTTGAATTTAAACCCAAGGAAATGATTTTAATTCTGGGCGGTTCTGGTGCTGGAAAATCAACCTTTATGGAAGCAGTGACAGGACTTGTTCATTCAAATACCAGTGCTTATTTTAATGGCGTAGATCTGTTAAATGATGGAAAAAAACAAGGTGTCATCACCCTGGCTCCTCAATCCCCTGACGAGCATTACCGCATGGAAGACACGGTCTATATGAATCTCGAAGATGCAGCAAAGCTCTACGGTCCATCCGAATTAGCAGACAATCCTGAACTTCGTAAAGAAGAAGTGCTATCTGTTCTGAGAAAACTGGACTTAGAATCTGTCAAAGGATCCAAGTGTTCTTCTCTATCTGGCGGACAAAAGAAAAAACTCACGATTGCTATGGAATACATCACGCGCCCTGAAATCCTCTTTATGGATGAGCCGGATTCTGGTGTCGATGGGAGTATGGTCATGGAGGTCATGACCACATTGAGAGAGATTACAGATGAAGGAAAAATCTTATGTGTCATCACGCATACGCCCGATCGTATTCGTCATCTCTTTGATAAGGTCATGGTGGTCGGAAAGAGTTCGGAAGGCTGTGGTAGACTGTGTTACTTTGGCTCCGTAGACAATGCGCTAACAGTCTTTGCTGCTCAGAGTTTAGAAGAAATCGTCCATAAAATTTCAGGTGCTGAAAATGCAGCTCTTGTTGACCAATATGTTCAATGGTTTGACAATGAAAGGAGAGGTGGTCATGCTGGATAA